The genomic region TATTTTACTAATTTCACTTATAAGATGTCTGTATGTTTGGGTGCTAATATGGCTTAGAAAAATGAGAAACAAAACATTctcttaaaatcttttttttttttcattctgtAAATatggtgagtaaaaaaaaaatcttaaaaaatttcgGCAAAGTTGAATTAAAAGagctatttttttggttttgtattttcttaaaattatatcTTTCTGTCAATGTCatttaacaattaattttttaattcttaaggttttctctctctttgattttgGGGGTTTGGAAATAGGTGTTAAATGGGATAAAACatcataattttattcaaattggATAATTTAGGAtagtaattgaatttttttttttgtatacaaTATAgtattctactctaacctaatctaagtgtatatgtgtgtgaagtttccTCTTGGAACCTTGAACCTCGGtatttgccccccacaccccacaagtacttatacttgtgaaatgaCCATCACATCAAAGATGTGCGGTGGTGGGTAGTAATTGAATTTAGAGTTGAGAGACATTTCTgcaaaatttaatacaaattcAATCATAAATGAATGTTAGGACCTAATGGGATATCAAGTTACGTTTTGATTGATGATTGAGTTGAAATGTGTTAAGACACAAAAAACGTATcgattattttattataatttatttttaacactGAATAAaccaccaattttattttttatttattaatttattcttgAATTTTTGTATAATTCTCATTCTTAAATTAATAGAAACAATCATACTTTGGCTGCCCAATATTTACTAGAATTGTGTCTAAATAATCTTAATGTATTGCAGCTATCACAAGAATAGCAAGACATTTTCGGCCAGCTCATTACTTACTAAAAATACAGTCATACTCTTTACTGTGTGAGACTGGGGTTGAAAAGTATGACTCTGGTGTTTTTGAAGTTGGCGGCCACAAATGGTGGGTTCTAATGCCTCAATATTCTATGttctttaaaatatgaatttgagCCTCATTATCTACCATATCTTCTTTTGTAGGAGGTTGTCTCTCTATCCAAAAGGAAATGAGAAAATGAATGGGACTGGTCACATCTCCATTTATTTGTCAATTGTTGGTACAGAAAAATCTCCTCTCGGATGGGAGGTTAATGCCAGCTTCAAATTGTTTGTATATGATCAGATACGGGACAAGTTCTTGATCATTCAAGGTTTTCTCTCTAATAATTTATACACATGCATAAACATGCACGCGTGTTTGCTATGCAAAAAATTCTACCAAATCAACAATTTTCGTAAATTTTTTCATAACATGTTGAGGGTGATAGATTAGTTAAGTATAATATCACTTTCACATTAACTAcggttgtaaaaaaaaaattaagaattttgttttggTACAAGACTAATTGATTGccatatatttaattttgtagatGTTGAAGGGGCAATTAGAAGATTCCATGATATAAAGACTGAATGGGGTTTCGACAAATTTCTCCCTCTTGATTCTTTCAATGTTATTTCAAATGGATACCTTGTCAATGATTGTTGCGTATTTGGTGTGGAGGTTTTTGTTCATGAACGTAGTGCAAAACGAGAGTGTCTTACCATGATAAATGAACCTCCCAATCGAATTATGACTTGGAAGATTGAAAACTTTTCGAAAAAAGATAAAGTATTATATGCCTCTCAAGTATACGTTGTTGGAGAATTAAAAtggtatttttattattagaagttaaaattttattgttataaaaGGGAAAGCTACCATTGCTAAATGCTAAACTTattaactattattttttaactctttttattGAATCCAGGAAAATACTGATTTATCCCAA from Castanea sativa cultivar Marrone di Chiusa Pesio chromosome 11, ASM4071231v1 harbors:
- the LOC142614545 gene encoding ubiquitin C-terminal hydrolase 12-like, with the protein product MENKSGEFAITRIARHFRPAHYLLKIQSYSLLCETGVEKYDSGVFEVGGHKWRLSLYPKGNEKMNGTGHISIYLSIVGTEKSPLGWEVNASFKLFVYDQIRDKFLIIQDVEGAIRRFHDIKTEWGFDKFLPLDSFNVISNGYLVNDCCVFGVEVFVHERSAKRECLTMINEPPNRIMTWKIENFSKKDKVLYASQVYVVGELKWKILIYPNGFHNEAPKAISVFLDSIDCVAPERKFFVDFKLRIRDQINNKHAEERAKHWFSASCIDWGFPQLLSRKDLEDASKGFLVEDTLIVEAEIMVMSTAK